In Eucalyptus grandis isolate ANBG69807.140 chromosome 4, ASM1654582v1, whole genome shotgun sequence, the following proteins share a genomic window:
- the LOC104440651 gene encoding acyl-CoA--sterol O-acyltransferase 1, whose protein sequence is MELEPQFREPYLSSSLQDFWGKRWNLMVTNILRLTVYEPVHNAASAVVGRKWAALLAVMAAFLASGLMHELIFFYMGRMKPTWEVMWFFVIHGACLVVEVVVKRKCGTKWRLPRALTGLMTVTFVMVTASWLFFPQLLRDGVDKKALEEYAAAGAFIKDIGRAVMSRIL, encoded by the coding sequence ATGGAGTTGGAGCCGCAGTTCCGTGAGCCGTACCTCTCATCTTCACTTCAAGACTTCTGGGGGAAGCGGTGGAATCTCATGGTCACCAATATCCTGCGATTGACTGTATACGAACCGGTCCACAACGCTGCGTCAGCGGTTGTTGGGCGCAAGTGGGCGGCACTGCTGGCAGTGATGGCCGCCTTCCTGGCGTCAGGGCTCATGCACGAGCTGATTTTTTTCTACATGGGGCGCATGAAGCCCACTTGGGAGGTCATGTGGTTTTTCGTGATCCATGGGGCATGTTTGGTGGTCGAGGTGGTGGTGAAAAGGAAGTGCGGCACAAAGTGGCGGTTGCCGAGGGCTTTGACTGGTCTGATGACGGTGACATTTGTGATGGTGACTGCATCTTGGCTGTTTTTTCCACAGCTCCTGAGGGATGGTGTCGACAAGAAGGCGTTGGAAGAGTACGCAGCTGCAGGCGCGTTCATTAAGGACATCGGTCGAGCTGTGATGTCTCGGATTTTATAG
- the LOC104442465 gene encoding uncharacterized protein LOC104442465, with product MAGDVSLKVESENVCCRAWKVKYSKLEEKRNALRQAVKLLEQQLDRVQTESLNLKKACDAERARADLEKEEKERALSVRVSLENEVAALKSEIASLRTSVGSDDQDGKEKIKLLEAQVSKGEAEIKRLKELAKKEKTRADSERKNAGSEKRRAEEAWKMLHTEKSKADEERKIYAIEQRKAEESRLQLQNLRKEIDEARSKLVSETLRCEETKKELELEKQRTMKERQRANLEKAKAADQRKLAEDNHRKLMEEKDHAKKLSGEVEEGKKRIEKLQEELHDVMSSIKMSNCPVAGADQKVDFEMARQNDELCKTAKLIFKGEKAAIDVEKQRQSSKKKQKALEMLKGNGQTGEHIKALDDKDSDKSSKLSEKKRRRSGKFQLDHQIHGSGKLLEAPSALPMRDAESTKLKLLKERLKLEKTRAKHAKEVVELEKCRNNLLMQEILRMKMEFGEFSHRLDLLSSCYSPGCGDMPDLEKNARTTGTTGRRQNLCVPESFYVCCQSDNAIFKPSCISVATCDDLRQLPHREVGPPTPRGSSTDFVSGTDSKSELPPRSSNRKKLQRSAINSAMASFSDRELVGSQDRGCIVASSAKLREDNLNQQRTVSTLSNRNTKVRANEKFPEVCDDSVRSPHVGLHGSKVCGQKRKDLLDLIESVDYMSVRSRKLHGILSQQTNEPLNDAGYMLDSKQVEHESRRKKRKVFHEKDNGKGLQHGKRILQNKSNRESEICTEANISGQVPNVLKGGVCFVQREDVGGSFGCNNDKVEIFDTMDGSYMKLLELDDPTDEQRYRRAIGRLVSPALPEMDFEVTESSDKEEKDFIHGIVREKENPASSCCLGLVEGRVDSNRLRFIISGDGDKYSFESQHGSAYDTLPKYCVISSDVKEIESIYRIILAIDSCVVRSSLLSHPGWMLQKFLIELRKEENLLQKERVCVLFSLLLVNYSVVASGTSGYSFDGDFFNLVDSFAEHIKSVMSKAETRQLFMELCQVDGLLCLIEDFLVHGKIIFCNSVPSKSLISADRTVEMNLNNVDGLLSSRTASRDLLVAGSIVFASICVADNKIGFSCEASYKICHTNGSNPLLVLSILHVFAYLCGSEYLTSSRYSLLMTVLKSVVMLLEQSNLSVGSQCPLLVGEVGAVVPPCARCPFSIGATSVDDVISQLLERIQKIALCGRLQPVTCEPINSGNTLDNFSAQLDAFEILPEKGNNGVPPIETQIRSAEDLFDLSELLSLVELIAMNAGWESTQSKIIPLLLKFFESPVLESVSAAVIVLVGQLGRLGVKAGGFDDVGVQSLRSSLYSFLRQATTLNMGFSTQTAIATALLRLVPLDFENILQGNASVSQSAPACGVRKWFSSLTREQKTLICNLLPVSNCR from the exons ATGGCGGGGGATGTTTCACTGAAGGTGGAGTCGGAGAATGTCTGTTGCAGAGCG TGGAAAGTCAAGTACTCGAAGTTGGAGGAGAAGCGGAACGCTCTCAGGCAAGCCGTGAAGCTTCTCGAGCAGCAGCTCGATAGGGTTCAGACCGAAAGCCTCAATCTCAAGAAAG CATGTGATGCAGAACGGGCTCGTGCAGACcttgagaaagaggaaaaggagagagcTTTATCTGTCAGAGTTTCGTTGGAGAATGAAGTCGCTGCCTTGAAGTCTGAGATAGCATCGTTGAGGACAAGTGTCGGTTCTGATGATCAAGACGGGAAGGAGAAAATCAAGTTGCTCGAGGCCCAGGTCTCTAAGGGGGAAGCAGAGATCAAACGTCTTAAGGAACTTGCAAAGAAGGAGAAAACCAGGGCAGATTCAGAAAGGAAGAATGCAGGGTCCGAGAAAAGAAGAGCTGAGGAAGCCTGGAAAATGTTGCACACTGAGAAAAGTAAGGCTGATGAAGAGAGAAAGATCTATGCTATTGAGCAGAGAAAGGCTGAAGAATCTAGGCTTCAGTTGCAGAActtgagaaaagaaattgatgaagcGAGATCAAAATTAGTCTCTGAGACTTTAAGGTGTGAAGAGACAAAGAAAGAACTTGAATTAGAGAAgcaaagaacaatgaaagagaGACAGCGTGCCAATTTGGAGAAGGCTAAAGCAGCTGATCAAAGAAAGCTAGCTGAAGATAATCACAGGAAGCTGATGGAAGAGAAAGATCATGCTAAAAAATTGTCTGGTGAAGTTGAGGAAGGCAAAAAGCGCATTGAAAAATTGCAGGAAGAGCTTCATGACGTTATGTCTTCTATCAAAATGAGTAACTGTCCTGTAGCAGGAGCTGACCAGAAAGTGGATTTTGAGATGGCAAGGCAGAATGATGAGCTTTGCAAAACGGCTAAGCTGATTTTCAAAGGTGAGAAAGCAGCCATTGATGTTGAGAAACAGAGACAGTCAAGTAAGAAGAAACAGAAAGCTTTGGAAATGTTGAAAGGAAATGGTCAAACTGGAGAGCATATTAAGGCTTTGGATGACAAAGATAGTGATAAATCATCTAAATTGTCAGAGAAAAAGAGGCGAAGGAGTGGAAAGTTCCAGTTAGATCATCAGATACATGGATCTGGGAAACTGTTGGAGGCTCCTTCTGCGTTGCCTATGAGGGATGCTGAATCTACCAAACTGAAGCTTTTGAAAGAAAGATTGAAGCTTGAAAAGACGAGAGCTAAACATGCCAAAGAAGTGGTGGAATTGGAAAAATGCCGAAACAATCTTCTGATGCAAGAAATCCTTCGTATGAAGATGGAGTTTGGTGAATTTTCACATCGCCTGGATTTACTAAGCAGCTGTTACTCGCCCGGCTGTGGAGATATGCCTGATCTTGAAAAG AATGCAAGAACCACTGGTACAACTGGAAGGAGGCAAAATTTGTGTGTCCCAGAATCGTTTTATGTATGCTGTCAAAGCGACAATGCAATTTTCAAGCCTAGCTGTATATCTGTTGCCACATGTGATGATTTGAGACAGCTTCCGCACAGAGAAGTTGGGCCACCTACACCTAGAGGCAGTTCTACTGATTTTGTATCAGGTACTGATTCTAAATCGGAGCTTCCGCCTAGAAGCTCTAACAGAAAAAAATTACAGCGTTCTGCCATAAATTCTGCTATGGCATCTTTTTCTGATAGAGAGTTGGTGGGATCACAGGACAGGGGATGCATTGTTGCTTCATCAGCAAAACTGAGGGAAGATAacttgaatcagcaaagaaccGTTTCAACCCTATCCAACAGAAATACCAAAGTGAGGGCCAATGAAAAATTTCCTGAGGTTTGTGACGATAGTGTGAGAAGTCCTCATGTGGGACTTCATGGATCAAAAGTATGTGGACAGAAGAGGAAGGACCTTCTTGATTTAATTGAATCGGTTGATTATATGAGTGTAAGAAGTAGGAAGTTGCATGGTATTTTAAGTCAACAAACAAATGAACCCTTGAATGATGCTGGATATATGCTTGATAGTAAACAAGTGGAGCATGAGAGCAGGCGGAAGAAGAGAAAGGTTTTTCATGAAAAGGACAATGGAAAGGGGCTACAACATGGCAAAAGGATACTGCAGAACAAAAGTAACCGTGAATCTGAAATTTGCACTGAAGCAAATATCAGTGGACAGGTTCCCAATGTATTAAAAGGAGGAGTTTGCTTTGTACAGAGGGAGGATGTTGGTGGTTCTTTTGGCTGTAATAATGATAAAGTTGAAATCTTTGATACTATGGATGGCAGTTATATGAAATTGCTGGAGTTGGATGATCCGACTGATGAGCAGCGCTACAGGAGAGCAATTGGCAGGCTTGTTTCTCCAGCACTTCCTGAGATGGACTTCGAGGTCACTGAATCTTCTGATAAGGAAGAGAAAGACTTCATCCATGGAATAGTGCGTGAGAAAGAGAATCCAGCATCTTCCTGCTGTCTTGGTTTGGTAGAAGGGAGAGTCGATTCAAACCGGTTGAGATTTATTATTTCAGGAGATGGGGATAAATATTCATTTGAGAGCCAACATGGATCTGCATATGATACTCTTCCTAAATATTGTGTTATCTCTTCGGATGTTAAGGAAATTGAAAGCATATATAGGATAATTCTTGCAATCGACAGTTGTGTGGTTCGGAGTTCTTTGCTATCTCACCCAGGCTGGATGCTGCAAAAATTTCTGATTGAACtgaggaaggaagaaaatctCCTGCAGAA GGAAAGGGTCTGTGTGCTGTTTTCATTATTGCTGGTCAACTACTCTGTAGTGGCATCGGGAACATCTGGGTACTCATTTGACGGAGACTTTTTCAATTTGGTAGATTCATTTGCTGAGCATATAAAGTCTG TGATGTCAAAAGCAGAGACAAGACAACTATTTATGGAATTATGTCAAGTTGATGGACTTCTTTGTCTCATTGAAGATTTCCTTGTTCACGGAAAGATTATTTTCTGTAATAGTGTACCTTCTAAATCTTTAATCTCGGCTGATAGAACAGTGGAAATGAATTTGAACAATGTTGATGGTCTCCTGTCATCAAGAACTGCATCAAGGGATCTATTGGTGGCTGGCAGTATTGTTTTTGCATCAATATGTGTAGCAGACAATAAGATTGGTTTTTCATGTGAAGCTTCCTACAAGATTTGTCATACAAATGGATCAAATCCTTTATTGGTCCTTAGCATTCTTCATGTGTTTGCTTATTTATGTGGAAGTGAATATCTTACATCAAGTAGATATAGTTTGCTGATGACCGTCTTGAAGTCAGTGGTTATGCTTCTTGAGCAATCTAATTTGTCAGTGGGTTCTCAATGTCCCTTGTTGGTGGGGGAGGTGGGAGCTGTAGTACCTCCGTGCGCCAGGTGCCCATTCAGTATCGGAGCAACTTCTGTGGATGATGTCATATCACAATTATTAGAGAGGATTCAAAAGATTGCTCTTTGTGGAAGACTGCAACCTGTCACATGTGAACCGATCAATTCAGGAAATACTCTAGATAATTTTAGTGCTCAGCTTGATGCGTTTGAAATCCTGCCTGAGAAGGGAAACAATGGGGTTCCCCCTATTGAAACACAAATCAGAAGTGCTGAGGATCTCTTTGATCTTAGTGAATTACTTTCTTTGGTGGAGCTAATTGCAATGAACGCA GGGTGGGAGTCCACACAAAGTAAAATCATCCCGCTGctgttaaaattttttgaatctCCTGTGCTGGAAAGCGTTTCTGCAGCTGTCATAGTTCTTGTTGGTCAACTTGGAAG